A single window of Solenopsis invicta isolate M01_SB chromosome 3, UNIL_Sinv_3.0, whole genome shotgun sequence DNA harbors:
- the LOC105207884 gene encoding aquaporin AQPcic isoform X2, producing the protein MPASDFRAGIKKWVHEESTMKSTLIAGLAELIGTGMLVFLGCMGCIAGLDVVPPHLQITLTFGFAVMVVIQCIGHISQAHINPAITAGAVILGKKTISEALVYFVSQIIGGILGYGMLKIVTPKDNLTAGTVNQTNMFCVTDLHRDLSAIQGMVVEGIATAILIFVVCSVWDARNEKNSDSVPIKFGLTVAVLATTAGPYTGCSMNPARSFAPAIWNNQWTHHWVYWVGPIGGSLIASLMYKTIFGVRDKVEEEEPIPEAVALNSVEIHKTEQS; encoded by the exons ATGCCGGCGAGCGATTTCCGTGCAG gAATAAAAAAGTGGGTGCATGAAGAAAGCACCATGAAGAGTACACTCATCGCCGGATTGGCGGAGCTGATCGGGACAGGCATGCTAGTGTTTCTGGGATGTATGGGTTGTATTGCCGGTCTCGACGTCGTGCCTCCTCACCTACAGATAACGCTAACATTTGGTTTCGCGGTTATGGTTGTGATTCAG tgcatcggccaCATCAGTCAAGCTCACATTAATCCAGCCATCACCGCTGGAGCTGTCATTCTTGGGAAAAAAACCATTTCCGAGGCTTTAGTTTACTTTGTGTCGCAGATAATAGGTGGCATTCTGGGATACGGTATGCTGAAG ATAGTGACGCCAAAGGATAATCTGACGGCCGGCACAGTCAATCAAACCAATATGTTTTGTGTAACCGATCTACACAGAGACCTGTCCGCGATTCAGGGCATGGTCGTCGAGGGCATCGCGACCGCTATTCTGATATTTGTGGTGTGTTCCGTTTGGGATGCGAGAAACGAAAAGAATTCGGACTCGGTGCCGATTAAATTCGGCCTTACGGTGGCCGTGTTAGCGACCACGGCCGGGCCCTACACTGGCTGCAGCATGAACCCCGCGAGGTCATTCGCACCGGCAATATGGAACAACCAGTGGACGCATCACTGGGTCTATTGGGTTGGCCCGATCGGTGGATCCTTGATTGCCTCGTTAATGTACAAAACTATTTTCGGCGTTCGCGACAAAGTCGAGGAAGAGGAGCCCATACCCGAAGCTGTCGCGCTTAACAGCGTGGAGATCCACAAAACGGAG CAATCCTAA
- the LOC105207884 gene encoding aquaporin AQPcic isoform X1: protein MWRNRRKTRGIKKWVHEESTMKSTLIAGLAELIGTGMLVFLGCMGCIAGLDVVPPHLQITLTFGFAVMVVIQCIGHISQAHINPAITAGAVILGKKTISEALVYFVSQIIGGILGYGMLKIVTPKDNLTAGTVNQTNMFCVTDLHRDLSAIQGMVVEGIATAILIFVVCSVWDARNEKNSDSVPIKFGLTVAVLATTAGPYTGCSMNPARSFAPAIWNNQWTHHWVYWVGPIGGSLIASLMYKTIFGVRDKVEEEEPIPEAVALNSVEIHKTEQS from the exons ATGTGGCGAAATCGTCGTAAGACGAGAG gAATAAAAAAGTGGGTGCATGAAGAAAGCACCATGAAGAGTACACTCATCGCCGGATTGGCGGAGCTGATCGGGACAGGCATGCTAGTGTTTCTGGGATGTATGGGTTGTATTGCCGGTCTCGACGTCGTGCCTCCTCACCTACAGATAACGCTAACATTTGGTTTCGCGGTTATGGTTGTGATTCAG tgcatcggccaCATCAGTCAAGCTCACATTAATCCAGCCATCACCGCTGGAGCTGTCATTCTTGGGAAAAAAACCATTTCCGAGGCTTTAGTTTACTTTGTGTCGCAGATAATAGGTGGCATTCTGGGATACGGTATGCTGAAG ATAGTGACGCCAAAGGATAATCTGACGGCCGGCACAGTCAATCAAACCAATATGTTTTGTGTAACCGATCTACACAGAGACCTGTCCGCGATTCAGGGCATGGTCGTCGAGGGCATCGCGACCGCTATTCTGATATTTGTGGTGTGTTCCGTTTGGGATGCGAGAAACGAAAAGAATTCGGACTCGGTGCCGATTAAATTCGGCCTTACGGTGGCCGTGTTAGCGACCACGGCCGGGCCCTACACTGGCTGCAGCATGAACCCCGCGAGGTCATTCGCACCGGCAATATGGAACAACCAGTGGACGCATCACTGGGTCTATTGGGTTGGCCCGATCGGTGGATCCTTGATTGCCTCGTTAATGTACAAAACTATTTTCGGCGTTCGCGACAAAGTCGAGGAAGAGGAGCCCATACCCGAAGCTGTCGCGCTTAACAGCGTGGAGATCCACAAAACGGAG CAATCCTAA
- the LOC105207884 gene encoding aquaporin AQPcic isoform X3 translates to MWRNRRKTRGIKKWVHEESTMKSTLIAGLAELIGTGMLVFLGCMGCIAGLDVVPPHLQITLTFGFAVMVVIQCIGHISQAHINPAITAGAVILGKKTISEALVYFVSQIIGGILGYGMLKIVTPKDNLTAGTVNQTNMFCVTDLHRDLSAIQGMVVEGIATAILIFVVCSVWDARNEKNSDSVPIKFGLTVAVLATTAGPYTGCSMNPARSFAPAIWNNQWTHHWVYWVGPIGGSLIASLMYKTIFGVRDKVEEEEPIPEAVALNSVEIHKTE, encoded by the exons ATGTGGCGAAATCGTCGTAAGACGAGAG gAATAAAAAAGTGGGTGCATGAAGAAAGCACCATGAAGAGTACACTCATCGCCGGATTGGCGGAGCTGATCGGGACAGGCATGCTAGTGTTTCTGGGATGTATGGGTTGTATTGCCGGTCTCGACGTCGTGCCTCCTCACCTACAGATAACGCTAACATTTGGTTTCGCGGTTATGGTTGTGATTCAG tgcatcggccaCATCAGTCAAGCTCACATTAATCCAGCCATCACCGCTGGAGCTGTCATTCTTGGGAAAAAAACCATTTCCGAGGCTTTAGTTTACTTTGTGTCGCAGATAATAGGTGGCATTCTGGGATACGGTATGCTGAAG ATAGTGACGCCAAAGGATAATCTGACGGCCGGCACAGTCAATCAAACCAATATGTTTTGTGTAACCGATCTACACAGAGACCTGTCCGCGATTCAGGGCATGGTCGTCGAGGGCATCGCGACCGCTATTCTGATATTTGTGGTGTGTTCCGTTTGGGATGCGAGAAACGAAAAGAATTCGGACTCGGTGCCGATTAAATTCGGCCTTACGGTGGCCGTGTTAGCGACCACGGCCGGGCCCTACACTGGCTGCAGCATGAACCCCGCGAGGTCATTCGCACCGGCAATATGGAACAACCAGTGGACGCATCACTGGGTCTATTGGGTTGGCCCGATCGGTGGATCCTTGATTGCCTCGTTAATGTACAAAACTATTTTCGGCGTTCGCGACAAAGTCGAGGAAGAGGAGCCCATACCCGAAGCTGTCGCGCTTAACAGCGTGGAGATCCACAAAACGGAG TAA